Proteins encoded in a region of the Armatimonadota bacterium genome:
- a CDS encoding flagellar biosynthesis anti-sigma factor FlgM yields MKISTQQLDKVKALDGRLTPPESVVDTAVIRLMDADLIKSVTSEVEAMPDREDFVSELKARLDAGEYAVTAEDIVDAMARRAQADRIS; encoded by the coding sequence GTGAAAATCAGTACGCAACAATTGGACAAGGTCAAAGCTCTCGACGGTCGGTTGACCCCGCCGGAGAGCGTCGTCGATACAGCGGTGATCAGGCTCATGGACGCCGATCTCATCAAGTCCGTAACGTCCGAGGTCGAGGCGATGCCCGACCGTGAAGACTTCGTCTCGGAACTCAAGGCCCGGCTTGATGCCGGCGAATACGCGGTGACCGCCGAGGACATCGTGGACGCCATGGCCCGCCGGGCCCAGGCCGACAGGATCAGTTAA
- a CDS encoding HD domain-containing protein, with translation MAIENRTTGRPVTLKDVKSNPKVRHLIDGANELMKAMGYTEHGHRHVEVVGGITRSILEKLEAEPRYVELAKIAAHLHDIGNVINRIGHPVSGAGIAYRLLDEMGMGAAEIAPVLGAIGNHEELAGSPISLMGAALIIADKSDVHRSRVQNPILESFDIHDRVNYAVTRSRVDMVAEDKTVSLKLEIDTSFATVMEYFEIFLQRMVMCRNAAQYFGYRFTLEANGAHLE, from the coding sequence ATGGCCATCGAGAACCGCACGACGGGAAGGCCCGTGACCCTCAAGGACGTCAAGTCCAATCCCAAGGTCAGGCATTTGATCGACGGGGCGAACGAGCTCATGAAGGCCATGGGGTACACGGAGCACGGCCATCGCCACGTCGAGGTCGTGGGCGGCATCACAAGGAGCATCCTTGAGAAGCTCGAGGCCGAACCGCGCTATGTCGAACTGGCGAAGATCGCAGCCCACCTTCACGACATCGGGAACGTGATCAACCGGATCGGACACCCGGTCTCCGGAGCCGGCATCGCGTACCGCCTCCTGGACGAAATGGGCATGGGGGCGGCCGAAATCGCGCCGGTCCTCGGGGCCATCGGTAACCATGAAGAGCTTGCCGGTTCACCGATCAGCCTCATGGGCGCCGCTTTGATCATCGCCGATAAGAGCGACGTCCACCGGTCAAGGGTCCAAAACCCCATCTTGGAATCGTTCGACATCCATGACCGCGTGAACTACGCCGTGACCCGAAGCCGGGTGGACATGGTGGCCGAAGACAAGACCGTCTCGCTCAAGTTGGAGATCGATACGTCCTTCGCGACGGTCATGGAGTACTTTGAAATCTTCCTGCAACGCATGGTCATGTGCCGGAACGCGGCCCAGTACTTCGGGTACCGGTTCACTCTGGAAGCGAACGGCGCCCATCTCGAATGA
- a CDS encoding FAD-binding oxidoreductase produces the protein MLPEKTAVKSLSGLGGWGRFPVTDVEAVRPEKARDLSPVGGQCIPRGLGRAYGDAAVLTGGTVVMTERLNRFLEFDPQTGVLRAEAGVSLRDVLRYLVPQGWFLPVTPGTKNCTLGGCFAADVHGKNHHRDGTFSRHVYGIELVLANGERVRCGPDDRPDLFWATAGGMGLTGIVSELTLQLTPVESAYMMVRHTRSPDLDRTFELLTDPKYDARYTVAWIDCLAKGPRLGRGVFMAGEHAKKSEVSLRNDPLVLPEKRVKPFPFDLPGWALNPLTVKTFNRVYDAFQGRKGEFVCDYDKYFYPLDGIEGWNRMYGKRGFVQYQYVLPTAGAFEGTRTILEELSAAGRASFLAVLKRFGPQGPGMLSFPTEGLTLALDIPMADGLMNFLERMDQTVSKHGGRLYLAKDSRMKPDVFRAGYPRIDEFCAVRSAVDPGGRFDSDLARRIGLCR, from the coding sequence ATGTTGCCGGAGAAGACAGCGGTGAAGAGCCTGTCGGGCCTCGGAGGTTGGGGCCGGTTTCCGGTCACGGACGTCGAGGCGGTCAGGCCCGAAAAGGCGCGGGACCTGTCCCCTGTAGGCGGACAGTGCATCCCTCGCGGTCTTGGGCGGGCCTATGGAGACGCCGCCGTACTGACAGGCGGCACGGTCGTCATGACCGAGCGGCTGAACCGGTTCCTCGAGTTCGACCCTCAGACGGGCGTGTTGCGCGCTGAAGCGGGCGTCTCGCTGCGCGACGTCCTCCGCTACCTGGTCCCGCAAGGTTGGTTCCTCCCGGTCACTCCCGGCACGAAGAACTGCACGTTGGGCGGGTGTTTCGCCGCGGACGTCCACGGCAAGAACCATCATCGTGACGGCACGTTCAGCCGCCATGTCTACGGAATCGAACTCGTGCTGGCCAACGGAGAGCGCGTCCGGTGCGGGCCGGACGACCGCCCCGACCTGTTCTGGGCGACGGCGGGTGGCATGGGCCTCACGGGGATCGTTTCCGAACTCACGCTCCAGTTGACGCCCGTCGAATCGGCCTACATGATGGTCAGGCACACCCGGTCGCCCGACCTGGACCGGACCTTCGAACTCCTGACCGACCCGAAGTACGACGCCCGGTACACGGTCGCCTGGATCGATTGCCTGGCGAAGGGACCAAGGCTCGGACGAGGCGTCTTCATGGCGGGCGAGCACGCGAAGAAGTCCGAGGTCTCGCTCCGGAACGATCCCTTGGTCCTGCCGGAAAAGAGGGTCAAGCCGTTCCCGTTCGACCTTCCGGGGTGGGCGCTGAACCCGTTGACGGTCAAAACGTTCAATCGGGTCTACGACGCCTTCCAAGGCCGAAAGGGCGAGTTCGTCTGCGACTACGACAAGTACTTCTATCCGCTCGACGGGATCGAGGGCTGGAACAGAATGTACGGCAAGCGCGGGTTCGTCCAATACCAATACGTATTGCCGACGGCCGGCGCGTTCGAAGGAACAAGGACGATCCTGGAAGAACTCTCGGCCGCGGGAAGGGCGTCGTTCCTTGCCGTTCTCAAGAGATTCGGGCCCCAGGGGCCGGGCATGTTGTCGTTCCCGACCGAAGGCTTGACCCTGGCCCTCGACATTCCGATGGCCGACGGCCTGATGAACTTCTTGGAGCGGATGGACCAGACCGTGTCGAAGCACGGAGGCCGGCTCTACCTGGCCAAGGATTCCAGGATGAAACCGGACGTCTTCCGTGCGGGCTATCCGAGGATCGATGAGTTCTGTGCCGTGCGTTCGGCCGTCGATCCGGGCGGACGGTTCGATTCCGACCTGGCTCGGAGGATCGGACTGTGCCGGTGA
- a CDS encoding Rne/Rng family ribonuclease, translating into MEYRVEREERVVGSIFKGIVQNVLPGMDAAFVDIGLERNAFLYVADILPEDLSDGSPASVRRSELRRRKIKELIKPGQELMVQVTKGPRGTKGARVTTRISLPGRYVVLMPEGNHLGVSRKIEDRKERERLRRVGEKIVPNGFGLILRTECEGRTEAELKADILFLQQLWSQVLENAKRLRAPVVVHRDQTLLYRTIRDVFGDEIDRMVIDDPEEYEKVALVAGIVAPKLKGRIHLYDREEPIFDHYGIEKDLDRLLEHKVQLKSGGSLVVDETEALTAIDINTGKQVGTTSLSDTILKANLEAAEEVCRQLRLRDMGGIIVIDFIDMDEAADRKRLIEHFEKLLSRDRARTRVGKISSLGLVEITRKRTGESVTEAITSLCPMCEGRGRIASADTVGLWVEREMKRKLSEPGNAFFIECHPGVVESLIGLDGEDIEDLEHDLKRGLYIRANFDFDFEDFEITSGTIDEFDRSLMGFRRAQVLECNVRRSASESSNKAIGWTDSGYYVELLDGIEHVGHRVKVVLQDIRRSFAVADVILPGK; encoded by the coding sequence ATGGAATACCGCGTCGAGCGGGAAGAGCGCGTCGTCGGCTCGATCTTTAAGGGCATCGTCCAGAACGTCCTTCCGGGCATGGATGCTGCCTTTGTCGATATCGGGCTCGAGCGCAACGCGTTCCTCTACGTCGCGGACATCTTGCCCGAAGACTTGAGCGACGGCAGCCCTGCGAGCGTCCGCCGCTCCGAACTGCGGCGTCGCAAGATCAAAGAACTGATCAAGCCGGGCCAAGAATTGATGGTGCAGGTCACCAAGGGCCCGCGCGGCACCAAGGGAGCCCGCGTTACGACCCGGATCTCGCTTCCTGGCCGCTACGTCGTCCTCATGCCGGAAGGCAACCACCTCGGCGTCAGCCGCAAGATCGAAGACCGCAAAGAGCGAGAGCGGCTCCGTCGGGTCGGCGAGAAGATCGTGCCGAACGGCTTCGGACTGATCCTGAGGACGGAGTGCGAAGGGCGGACCGAAGCCGAACTCAAAGCCGACATCCTCTTCCTCCAGCAACTCTGGTCTCAAGTGCTCGAGAACGCCAAGCGCCTTCGGGCCCCGGTCGTGGTGCACCGCGACCAGACGTTGCTGTACCGGACGATCCGGGACGTCTTCGGCGACGAAATCGACCGGATGGTCATCGACGACCCTGAGGAGTACGAAAAGGTCGCGCTCGTCGCCGGGATCGTCGCGCCGAAGTTGAAAGGCCGGATCCACCTCTACGACCGAGAAGAACCCATTTTCGACCATTACGGGATCGAGAAGGACCTCGACCGTCTGCTCGAACACAAGGTGCAGCTTAAGAGTGGAGGAAGCCTCGTCGTGGACGAGACCGAGGCCCTCACCGCGATCGACATCAACACCGGTAAGCAGGTCGGGACGACTTCGCTTTCGGACACCATCCTCAAAGCCAACCTCGAAGCGGCCGAAGAGGTCTGCCGCCAGCTCCGCTTACGCGACATGGGCGGCATCATCGTCATCGACTTCATCGACATGGACGAGGCGGCCGACCGCAAACGCCTGATCGAACACTTCGAAAAGCTCCTGTCACGCGACCGGGCCCGCACCCGGGTCGGAAAGATCAGTTCCCTCGGCCTTGTCGAGATCACTCGCAAGAGGACGGGTGAAAGCGTCACCGAAGCGATCACGAGCCTCTGCCCCATGTGCGAAGGCCGCGGCCGGATCGCGAGCGCTGACACTGTCGGCCTCTGGGTCGAACGGGAGATGAAACGTAAGCTCTCGGAACCAGGAAACGCGTTCTTTATCGAATGCCATCCGGGAGTCGTCGAGAGCCTCATCGGGTTGGACGGCGAAGACATCGAAGACCTCGAGCACGACTTGAAACGCGGTCTTTACATCCGGGCGAACTTCGACTTCGACTTCGAGGACTTCGAAATCACGTCCGGCACGATCGACGAGTTCGACCGCTCCTTGATGGGCTTCCGCCGCGCACAGGTCCTCGAGTGCAACGTTCGCCGCTCCGCGTCGGAATCGTCGAACAAGGCGATCGGATGGACGGACTCGGGTTACTACGTGGAACTCCTGGACGGCATCGAACACGTCGGACACCGCGTAAAAGTCGTGCTCCAGGACATTCGGCGCTCGTTCGCCGTCGCCGACGTCATCCTGCCGGGGAAGTGA
- a CDS encoding PEP-CTERM sorting domain-containing protein yields MRKFLLTALFVSAAAASQASVTIAAFSDPAQFADSPLFTWDKVNNTLSGSWTASGLTLQTPGFTGGGATANTHFDMKPVLLTPVINGTLYTMGRGVIDFYTTDPNNPFFSITFSGGSFLTPVNAGSSSLANAVVDFSGSDVPVALANEQYSFSFANYSDFGTFATFTAAFTSSADVVPEPATMLVLGTGVAALIARRRKSS; encoded by the coding sequence ATGCGTAAGTTTTTGCTCACGGCCCTTTTCGTTTCGGCCGCTGCTGCTAGCCAAGCCAGTGTGACGATCGCGGCGTTTTCCGACCCGGCCCAGTTCGCCGACAGCCCGCTCTTCACGTGGGACAAGGTCAACAACACGCTTTCCGGTTCTTGGACGGCCTCCGGCCTCACGCTTCAGACCCCGGGCTTCACCGGCGGCGGAGCGACGGCGAACACGCACTTCGACATGAAGCCCGTGTTGCTGACCCCGGTCATCAACGGCACCCTCTACACGATGGGCCGCGGCGTCATCGATTTCTACACCACCGACCCGAACAACCCGTTCTTCTCGATCACGTTCTCGGGCGGCTCCTTCCTCACTCCGGTCAACGCCGGGTCGAGCAGCCTGGCCAACGCCGTCGTCGACTTCTCCGGTTCGGACGTTCCGGTGGCGCTCGCGAACGAGCAGTACAGCTTCAGCTTCGCCAACTACTCCGACTTCGGTACGTTCGCGACCTTCACGGCGGCCTTTACGAGCTCGGCCGACGTCGTTCCGGAACCGGCGACCATGCTGGTCCTTGGTACGGGCGTCGCGGCGCTGATCGCCCGCCGACGAAAGTCCTCGTAA
- a CDS encoding DUF2314 domain-containing protein, whose amino-acid sequence MLLTRTVGALTAGVVAFVATGCLPDLTLTRTARTGPDLQEGVRSKDRRAGLTSFLRDLRAPRSGQQYFSVAVDGAKFGSPRSEVWVDGLKVVGNTIEGRLVPGGGQTCRIVKIDESEVCDWMIVEGGRVKGGATLRD is encoded by the coding sequence ATGCTCTTGACGAGGACGGTCGGTGCGCTGACGGCGGGCGTCGTCGCGTTCGTGGCGACCGGGTGCCTCCCCGACCTGACCTTGACCCGCACGGCCCGCACCGGCCCCGACCTTCAAGAAGGCGTGCGGTCCAAGGACAGGCGGGCCGGGCTGACCTCGTTCCTTCGTGACCTGCGTGCTCCCCGTAGCGGCCAGCAGTACTTTTCGGTCGCGGTCGACGGCGCCAAGTTCGGATCGCCGCGGTCCGAAGTCTGGGTCGATGGGCTGAAGGTCGTGGGGAACACGATCGAGGGGCGCCTCGTGCCGGGCGGCGGACAGACGTGCCGCATCGTCAAGATCGATGAATCCGAAGTCTGCGACTGGATGATCGTCGAAGGCGGCCGCGTCAAGGGCGGCGCGACGCTACGGGACTGA
- a CDS encoding DUF423 domain-containing protein — protein MKTVAVGLWSLAVAFALGAFGTHSLKDRLTPDLLEVFRTGQVYQVYVSLALVGIGLAADRTGGNLRWPVRLVCAGGLVFSGSLYVLALSGVRVWGAVTPLGGVFLLVGTAWAATVLARRTD, from the coding sequence ATGAAGACGGTTGCGGTCGGGCTGTGGAGCTTGGCCGTTGCGTTCGCATTAGGCGCTTTCGGAACGCACAGTCTCAAGGACAGATTGACGCCCGACCTGTTGGAGGTCTTCCGGACAGGCCAGGTCTACCAGGTCTATGTCAGTTTGGCGTTGGTCGGCATCGGCTTGGCCGCGGACCGTACGGGCGGAAACCTGCGATGGCCGGTCCGGCTCGTCTGTGCCGGGGGCCTGGTGTTTTCGGGAAGCCTCTATGTTCTGGCCTTGAGCGGGGTGCGCGTCTGGGGTGCGGTGACGCCTCTAGGCGGCGTGTTCCTGCTCGTGGGAACGGCGTGGGCGGCTACGGTCCTCGCCCGCAGGACAGATTAA
- the serS gene encoding serine--tRNA ligase: MLDRQYIRQNPDLVKAGSLRKGVEAPVDEFLKTDAAWRAATTEWERVQADMNKVSKSIGALMAQGQKDQAEAAKSEAAALKGRVGELEEAARDLEAKLREIELRFPNLPHATVPDGSTVEENVVVREWGEKPDVGDPAVPHWDVASELGLIDFERATKVSGSGFAVYTGLGAKLHRALVQFMLDFQISQNRYDEVYPPALVTRASLVGTGNLPKFEEDLYATRDELYCIPTAEVPVTNLYRDEILEGTDLPIRHCAFTPCFRREAGAAGRDTRGILRTHQFEKVELVKFVLPETSYDELEALVTDAESVLQALGLHYRVLLLCAGDMGEKGCKCYDLEVWSPGEGRYLEVSSCTNFEAYQARRANIRFRRAQGEKPEFVHILNGSGLAVPRLFVALVESYRDPETGSVTVPEALRPYMGVDVIGRP; this comes from the coding sequence ATGCTCGACCGCCAGTACATCCGACAAAACCCGGATCTCGTCAAGGCCGGTTCGCTCCGGAAAGGGGTCGAGGCGCCGGTCGACGAATTCCTGAAGACCGACGCGGCATGGCGCGCTGCGACGACAGAGTGGGAGCGCGTCCAGGCCGACATGAACAAAGTCAGCAAGAGCATCGGCGCATTGATGGCTCAAGGCCAAAAGGATCAGGCCGAAGCCGCCAAGTCCGAAGCCGCGGCGCTGAAAGGCAGGGTCGGCGAACTTGAAGAAGCGGCGCGAGATCTGGAGGCGAAGCTTCGGGAGATCGAACTGCGCTTTCCGAACCTCCCCCACGCGACCGTCCCCGACGGGTCGACCGTCGAGGAGAACGTGGTCGTGCGGGAATGGGGAGAAAAGCCGGACGTCGGCGACCCCGCCGTACCGCACTGGGACGTGGCGTCCGAGCTTGGTCTGATCGACTTTGAACGCGCGACGAAGGTCAGCGGGAGCGGGTTCGCCGTCTATACCGGACTCGGCGCCAAGCTCCACCGGGCGCTCGTCCAGTTCATGCTCGACTTCCAGATCTCCCAAAACCGTTACGACGAGGTCTACCCGCCTGCCCTCGTGACCCGCGCTTCGCTCGTCGGGACGGGCAACCTGCCGAAGTTCGAGGAGGACCTCTACGCCACGCGGGACGAACTTTATTGCATCCCGACCGCCGAGGTCCCGGTGACGAACCTCTACCGGGACGAGATTTTGGAGGGCACCGATTTACCGATCCGGCACTGCGCGTTCACGCCGTGCTTCCGTCGCGAGGCGGGCGCGGCCGGGCGGGACACGAGGGGCATCCTTCGCACCCACCAGTTCGAAAAGGTCGAACTCGTCAAGTTCGTGCTGCCAGAAACGTCTTACGACGAGTTGGAGGCCTTGGTCACCGACGCCGAGTCCGTCCTGCAGGCCCTTGGCCTGCACTATCGCGTGCTGCTGCTTTGCGCCGGCGACATGGGCGAGAAAGGGTGCAAGTGCTATGACCTGGAGGTGTGGTCACCGGGCGAGGGCCGTTACCTGGAAGTGTCGAGCTGTACCAACTTCGAGGCCTATCAGGCCCGCCGCGCCAACATCAGGTTCCGCCGGGCGCAAGGTGAAAAGCCCGAGTTCGTGCACATCCTGAACGGGAGCGGGCTCGCCGTCCCGCGGTTGTTCGTCGCGCTCGTCGAGTCGTACCGGGATCCGGAGACAGGCTCTGTCACCGTCCCGGAGGCGCTGCGCCCCTACATGGGCGTCGACGTAATCGGCCGGCCCTGA
- a CDS encoding phytanoyl-CoA dioxygenase family protein, with amino-acid sequence MQPFGSWPKAGRPAGFFRSPLAPEAGAFYRENGYLAVEDAFTKDELDALKRETVRICRGELGDVAGLVPSREDEPDDDVLKKTLCIHFPNKISPLMKDQMAHPSLVEILRTVIGPDVKCMQSMLFVKASGKPGQAWHQDEDYIPTRDRSLTGCWLAMDDATVENGCLWVVPGSHAPGVLWPMRFHHDRRFDCSWESFDTPYGDDPGVPVEVKAGTVVVFNGYLLHRSLPNTALAGYRRALVTHYMSAQSLLPWLWPEKPTGMALHDHRDIELVCGTDPYAWKGVETVMRPHVRPDGDGGCFTGDD; translated from the coding sequence ATGCAACCGTTCGGTTCGTGGCCAAAGGCCGGTCGTCCGGCAGGATTTTTCCGGTCGCCTCTCGCGCCCGAAGCGGGGGCCTTCTATCGCGAAAACGGCTACCTCGCCGTCGAAGACGCCTTCACGAAGGACGAACTCGACGCATTGAAACGCGAGACCGTCCGGATCTGCCGAGGTGAATTGGGCGACGTCGCGGGCCTGGTCCCCAGCCGCGAGGACGAACCCGACGACGACGTCCTCAAGAAGACGCTCTGCATCCACTTCCCGAACAAGATCAGCCCGCTGATGAAGGACCAGATGGCGCACCCGAGCCTCGTCGAGATCCTTCGGACGGTGATCGGCCCGGACGTCAAATGTATGCAGTCGATGCTGTTCGTCAAGGCGTCGGGAAAGCCCGGCCAGGCTTGGCACCAGGACGAAGACTACATTCCCACCCGTGACCGTTCCCTGACCGGCTGCTGGCTCGCGATGGACGACGCCACGGTCGAGAACGGGTGTCTCTGGGTCGTACCGGGTTCCCACGCTCCGGGGGTCTTGTGGCCGATGCGTTTCCACCACGACCGCAGGTTCGACTGCTCATGGGAGAGTTTCGACACCCCGTACGGCGACGATCCTGGGGTCCCTGTCGAGGTGAAGGCGGGAACGGTGGTGGTCTTCAACGGCTACCTGTTGCACAGGTCGTTGCCGAACACCGCCCTTGCGGGTTACCGCCGCGCCCTCGTGACGCACTACATGAGCGCGCAGTCGCTCCTGCCATGGCTCTGGCCGGAAAAGCCGACCGGGATGGCGCTCCACGACCATCGGGACATCGAACTCGTGTGCGGTACCGACCCTTATGCCTGGAAGGGTGTCGAGACCGTGATGCGGCCCCACGTCCGTCCGGACGGCGACGGCGGGTGCTTTACCGGCGACGACTGA
- a CDS encoding SDR family oxidoreductase, protein MEGPVLVLGATSGIARETALALAEKGASLFLAGRDLDELERVACDIKIRTNVRVETGRFDADDCSTHLAFFQDSSSVMGGFSGVVYAVGALGDQIRSQTDWQEAHAVLHRNYVAAVSVLHVVAAAFEKAESGWIVAISSVAGDRGRMSNYVYGSAKGGLTVFLQGLRARLQKSGVHVLTVKPGPVDTAMTFGMDKLPLLAQPKVIGRAIVRALENGKDVAYLPGPWRAVMFVLRSVPESVFKKTKL, encoded by the coding sequence ATCGAGGGGCCCGTGTTGGTCCTCGGCGCAACGTCCGGGATCGCACGCGAGACCGCCCTCGCCCTGGCCGAAAAGGGTGCCTCGCTGTTCCTCGCAGGCAGAGACCTCGACGAACTGGAGCGCGTCGCTTGCGACATCAAGATCCGGACGAACGTCCGGGTCGAGACGGGCCGATTCGATGCCGACGATTGCTCGACACACCTGGCGTTCTTCCAGGACTCCTCGTCAGTCATGGGTGGGTTCTCGGGAGTCGTCTACGCCGTCGGCGCTCTCGGCGACCAAATCCGGTCCCAAACCGATTGGCAGGAGGCCCACGCCGTCCTGCACCGTAACTATGTCGCGGCCGTCTCGGTCTTGCACGTCGTCGCAGCGGCGTTCGAAAAGGCCGAGTCCGGTTGGATCGTCGCGATCTCGTCGGTGGCCGGCGACCGAGGGCGCATGAGCAACTACGTGTACGGATCCGCCAAAGGCGGCCTCACCGTCTTCCTGCAGGGCCTGAGGGCCAGGCTACAGAAGTCCGGAGTCCATGTCCTGACGGTCAAACCTGGACCTGTCGATACGGCCATGACGTTCGGGATGGACAAGCTCCCTCTCTTGGCGCAGCCGAAGGTGATCGGTCGGGCGATCGTGCGTGCCCTTGAGAACGGGAAGGACGTCGCCTATCTGCCGGGCCCGTGGCGGGCGGTCATGTTCGTCTTACGCTCTGTCCCGGAAAGCGTTTTCAAGAAGACCAAGCTCTAG
- a CDS encoding polysaccharide deacetylase family protein has product MTVLSSLSRVVPVLSLSLLAAATVSWGVPSYAPARPDRVTDRKANPNGRVMIVMYHSIGPVDKYMFRSKEGFRNDLKRLYDMGYRPVTFSDYLDGKFDIPSGASPVVITFDDSRESQFSYRKDGSVDPDCAVGVWQEFAKSHPDFPVKGTFFILPNGPFGSNKTGKQKVKALLSWGCELASHTMSHTFLDRLDDAEVKSELARSMDWLKGLGAKPRVLALPYGVAPKNPALLRGFKWKGKTYRYQAVALAGSSPARASTDPKANPYAVPRVEGSQAEGGLRGWLDKVAKGKSAPLVVP; this is encoded by the coding sequence TTGACCGTCTTGTCGTCCCTGTCCCGGGTCGTTCCGGTCCTGTCCCTCTCCCTGCTGGCCGCTGCGACCGTGTCATGGGGCGTCCCGTCCTATGCCCCTGCCCGGCCGGACCGGGTGACCGACAGAAAGGCTAATCCGAACGGCCGTGTGATGATCGTGATGTACCACTCGATCGGACCGGTCGACAAGTACATGTTCCGCTCGAAGGAGGGTTTCCGGAACGACCTTAAGAGGCTCTACGACATGGGGTACCGCCCGGTGACGTTTTCGGACTATCTGGACGGCAAGTTCGACATTCCGTCCGGCGCCTCTCCCGTCGTCATCACGTTCGACGATTCGCGCGAATCCCAGTTCAGCTATCGCAAGGACGGTTCCGTCGATCCCGACTGCGCGGTCGGTGTCTGGCAGGAGTTTGCCAAGAGCCACCCGGACTTTCCGGTCAAAGGGACGTTCTTCATCCTCCCGAACGGGCCGTTCGGATCGAACAAGACGGGTAAGCAGAAAGTCAAGGCGCTCCTGTCCTGGGGATGCGAACTGGCCTCGCACACGATGTCGCACACGTTCCTCGACAGGTTGGACGACGCCGAAGTCAAGTCGGAACTGGCCCGTTCCATGGACTGGCTCAAGGGCCTCGGGGCCAAACCACGGGTGCTCGCCCTTCCCTATGGGGTCGCCCCGAAGAACCCGGCTCTCCTACGCGGGTTCAAATGGAAGGGCAAGACGTACCGGTATCAAGCCGTCGCGTTAGCAGGAAGCTCTCCAGCGAGGGCTTCTACCGATCCCAAAGCCAATCCCTATGCGGTCCCCCGTGTCGAGGGGTCACAGGCGGAAGGCGGCCTGCGCGGATGGTTGGACAAGGTCGCCAAAGGCAAAAGCGCGCCACTGGTCGTACCCTAG
- the icd gene encoding NADP-dependent isocitrate dehydrogenase yields the protein MGSPITMSAEGLHVPNDPILPFIEGDGIGRDIWKAAVRVLDAAVEKAYGGSKKVEWLEVLAGEKAFEKTGSWLPQETLDAFNTYLVGIKGPLTTPVGGGIRSLNVALRQQLDLYVCLRPVRWFPGVPSPVKAPEKVDMVIFRENTEDIYAGIEFEQGTPECDTFLRLLKENFPDRFAKVRFPETSGIGIKPISREGTERLVRAALKYAAQYKRKSLTLVHKGNIMKFTSGAFCKWGYDLCKREFGGVEIDGGPWLNVEVDGHKMLVKDVIADNFLQQILLRPTEYDVIATPNLNGDYISDALAAQVGGIGIAPGGNINYLKGHAVFEATHGTAPKYADLDKVNPSSVVLSGEMMFRYLGWHEAADLVVKGVEGAIASKNVTYDFARAMDGATEVSCSGFGDAVIARM from the coding sequence ATGGGCTCCCCGATCACGATGTCCGCCGAAGGGCTCCACGTCCCGAACGATCCGATTTTGCCGTTCATCGAAGGCGACGGTATCGGCCGGGACATCTGGAAGGCCGCCGTCCGTGTCCTGGACGCCGCGGTCGAAAAGGCGTACGGCGGATCGAAGAAGGTCGAGTGGCTCGAGGTCTTAGCGGGTGAGAAGGCGTTCGAGAAGACCGGCTCGTGGCTGCCTCAAGAGACGCTCGACGCGTTCAACACGTACCTGGTCGGGATCAAAGGCCCCTTGACGACGCCCGTCGGAGGAGGCATCCGTTCCTTGAACGTGGCCCTTCGTCAGCAGCTCGACCTGTACGTCTGCTTGCGACCCGTCCGGTGGTTCCCGGGCGTCCCGAGTCCGGTCAAGGCCCCCGAAAAAGTGGACATGGTCATTTTCCGGGAGAACACCGAAGACATCTATGCGGGCATCGAGTTCGAGCAAGGCACGCCCGAGTGCGACACGTTCCTCAGGCTCTTGAAGGAGAACTTCCCGGACCGCTTCGCCAAGGTCCGCTTCCCCGAGACGTCCGGGATCGGCATCAAACCCATTTCGCGCGAAGGGACGGAACGCTTGGTGCGGGCCGCGTTGAAATATGCGGCCCAGTACAAGCGGAAGTCGCTGACGTTAGTCCACAAAGGGAACATCATGAAGTTCACTTCTGGAGCGTTCTGCAAGTGGGGCTACGACCTCTGCAAGCGTGAGTTCGGAGGCGTCGAAATCGACGGCGGGCCGTGGCTGAACGTCGAGGTCGACGGCCACAAGATGCTGGTCAAAGACGTCATCGCCGACAACTTTCTTCAGCAGATCCTGCTCCGTCCGACCGAATACGACGTGATCGCCACTCCGAACCTGAACGGCGACTATATCAGCGACGCGTTGGCCGCCCAGGTCGGAGGCATCGGCATCGCTCCTGGCGGCAACATCAACTATCTGAAGGGCCACGCCGTGTTCGAAGCGACCCACGGGACGGCGCCGAAGTACGCCGACCTGGACAAAGTGAACCCGTCGAGCGTGGTCTTGAGCGGCGAGATGATGTTCCGCTACCTCGGTTGGCACGAAGCCGCGGACCTGGTCGTGAAAGGCGTCGAAGGCGCGATCGCTTCCAAAAACGTGACCTATGACTTTGCGCGCGCGATGGACGGTGCGACCGAGGTCTCGTGCAGCGGTTTCGGCGACGCCGTCATCGCGAGAATGTGA